A portion of the Bacillus thuringiensis genome contains these proteins:
- a CDS encoding RluA family pseudouridine synthase: protein METKKKGEWCEITVPAKWNGISIESVLKVEWEIPKKLLHQLRMEKGVTVNGEQRRWNELLKENDKLQVHMFAGEEYGVDPEYGELHVVYEDDHVLIVNKPEKMDTHPAEKGGTGTLANLVAFHFQMQGLETKVRHIHRLDKDTTGGVVFAKHRIAGAIMDRLLMERKIKRTYAALVEGKVKKKQGTIDAAIGRDRHHATRRRISPKGDQAITYYKVEKYFKKQNTTFVTLQLETGRTHQIRVHMSHNGNPLVGDVLYGGQTKYMSSQALHAMKINFLHPITKEAIEVDVPFPTKLNNKIKEFQKENA from the coding sequence ATGGTGTGAAATTACCGTTCCAGCTAAATGGAATGGTATAAGTATTGAATCCGTATTAAAAGTAGAATGGGAAATACCGAAAAAGCTATTGCATCAGCTTCGTATGGAAAAAGGTGTTACGGTTAACGGGGAACAAAGAAGATGGAATGAGCTTTTAAAAGAGAACGATAAGTTACAAGTTCATATGTTTGCGGGGGAAGAGTACGGTGTAGATCCAGAATATGGTGAATTACATGTAGTATACGAAGATGATCACGTACTCATCGTAAATAAACCAGAGAAAATGGACACACATCCTGCTGAAAAAGGTGGAACCGGGACGCTTGCAAATCTTGTTGCTTTTCATTTTCAAATGCAAGGTTTAGAGACGAAGGTGCGTCATATTCATCGTTTAGATAAAGATACGACAGGTGGTGTCGTATTTGCTAAGCATAGAATTGCTGGTGCAATTATGGATCGTTTATTAATGGAAAGAAAAATTAAAAGGACGTACGCAGCGCTCGTTGAAGGGAAAGTAAAGAAGAAACAAGGAACGATTGATGCTGCTATCGGAAGGGATCGCCATCATGCTACAAGGCGTCGTATTTCTCCAAAAGGTGACCAAGCTATCACATATTATAAAGTAGAAAAGTATTTTAAGAAGCAAAACACGACTTTCGTAACGTTACAATTAGAAACAGGTAGAACGCATCAAATCCGTGTTCATATGAGCCATAATGGTAATCCGCTAGTTGGGGATGTATTATATGGTGGACAAACAAAATATATGTCCAGTCAAGCATTACATGCGATGAAGATAAATTTCTTGCATCCAATTACGAAAGAAGCGATTGAAGTTGATGTGCCGTTTCCTACAAAGTTAAATAATAAAATAAAAGAATTTCAAAAAGAAAATGCGTAA
- a CDS encoding DUF1648 domain-containing protein, with product MIKYKYVLGIFFACLLLTLCLYPYLPNRMAVHWNVNGEPNEFMSKQVVVAFIPCFIIFSYGFLYIISHNIFKFNEREHCIIDGFIKKITLFMLFIHMLILFINFGDLIFFQTGLTIGISMFLFMLSKEFKKIKGKEKDPIKLQKIRLVSRRIFQVMACSILFSLFLKLEWGFYVLLSIISCGSMLFMLYIFYSYIIESYET from the coding sequence TTGATCAAATATAAGTATGTACTTGGAATATTTTTCGCTTGTCTTTTACTTACTCTATGCCTCTATCCCTATTTACCAAATCGTATGGCAGTACATTGGAATGTAAATGGTGAGCCAAACGAGTTTATGAGTAAACAAGTTGTTGTAGCATTTATTCCTTGTTTTATTATTTTTTCATATGGATTTTTGTATATTATTTCACATAATATATTTAAGTTTAATGAAAGAGAGCATTGTATTATAGATGGATTTATAAAGAAAATTACGTTATTTATGTTGTTTATTCATATGCTTATCCTCTTTATTAATTTTGGGGATTTGATATTCTTTCAAACAGGATTAACGATTGGGATTAGTATGTTTCTTTTTATGCTGAGTAAAGAATTTAAGAAAATAAAAGGTAAAGAAAAAGACCCAATTAAATTACAAAAAATTCGTTTAGTAAGTAGACGGATTTTTCAAGTGATGGCATGTAGTATATTGTTTTCATTGTTTTTGAAATTAGAGTGGGGATTTTATGTATTGCTTAGTATAATAAGCTGTGGATCTATGCTGTTTATGTTATATATTTTCTATTCATACATAATAGAAAGCTATGAAACTTAA
- a CDS encoding CAP domain-containing protein — MKKRVLLSVAAATALTLGVSSLDAQAATVQPSNIKVQNIQHSKMMMKQMSQQELQAFLQSMGVESLAQWQQGNFQPNCFIPGQQPTENVATEQPTAKPETQKPAEQKPVEQKPAEEVQKPAEQKPAENNNTQKPAEQKPAEQKPAEEAKSLSEFEQRVVELTNAERAKQGLSALKIDTELSKVARIKSEDMQKNNYFDHNSPTYGSPFDMMKKFGISYTSAGENIAQGQRTPEEVVQAWMNSAGHRANILNNGFTHIGVGYVESGNYWTQQFITK; from the coding sequence ATGAAAAAGCGTGTTTTATTATCTGTAGCTGCTGCAACGGCTCTTACTTTAGGAGTATCTTCTCTAGATGCACAAGCTGCAACAGTACAACCATCTAACATAAAGGTTCAAAATATTCAGCATTCAAAAATGATGATGAAGCAAATGAGCCAACAAGAATTACAAGCATTCTTACAATCTATGGGAGTTGAATCATTAGCACAATGGCAACAAGGAAACTTCCAACCAAACTGCTTCATTCCTGGTCAACAACCTACTGAAAATGTTGCAACTGAGCAACCAACAGCTAAGCCAGAAACTCAAAAGCCTGCTGAGCAAAAACCAGTTGAGCAAAAGCCTGCTGAAGAAGTTCAAAAACCTGCTGAACAAAAGCCTGCTGAAAACAACAATACGCAAAAACCTGCTGAACAAAAACCAGCTGAGCAAAAGCCTGCTGAAGAAGCAAAATCTTTAAGCGAGTTCGAACAACGTGTTGTTGAATTAACAAACGCTGAGCGTGCAAAACAAGGCTTATCAGCACTAAAAATCGATACTGAATTAAGCAAAGTAGCACGTATTAAGTCTGAAGATATGCAAAAAAACAACTACTTTGATCATAACAGCCCTACATACGGATCTCCGTTTGATATGATGAAGAAATTTGGTATTTCTTATACATCTGCAGGTGAAAACATCGCTCAAGGCCAACGTACACCTGAAGAAGTAGTACAAGCTTGGATGAACAGCGCTGGACACCGTGCAAACATCTTAAATAACGGCTTCACTCACATCGGTGTTGGTTATGTAGAAAGCGGCAACTACTGGACACAACAATTTATTACAAAGTAA
- a CDS encoding (Fe-S)-binding protein, whose translation MTTLNKENIQKEFKKRLSEDELLNCMRCGFCLPTCPTYIQSGYKESHSPRGRIALMKAVVDGLIEPDEDVENTLNVCLGCRACEPVCPSGVNYGHLLEEARDIINQNKKFSMPVKAVRKVVFEGLFPHQNRMRTLTGLIGFYQRSGLQTLTHKTGIMKLFPETLATMDLVLPKVPKMKAMKDRPSFLPAESTKKKQVAFFTGCLMDTMFLETNNATMKLLQLAGCDIVIPKTQSCCGALHGHAGEKSGAKELAKRNIKAFEDLNIDYIITNAGGCGAYLVDYDYLLKDDPDWAERAKQFVSKIKDITAILVELDFHKRTDLRLTPQVITYQDSCHLRNVMRTSSEPRMLLEAIQGATYREMKDADRCCGSAGIYNIVHSELSMEFLDYKMDRVHETDAATIVTANPGCLLQMKLGIEREGLSHKMRGIHIVDLLLEAIETNS comes from the coding sequence ATGACCACATTAAATAAAGAAAATATTCAAAAAGAATTTAAAAAACGATTAAGTGAAGATGAGCTACTAAACTGTATGCGATGCGGTTTTTGTTTACCTACTTGTCCTACCTACATTCAATCCGGATATAAAGAGTCACATTCACCGCGCGGACGTATCGCATTAATGAAAGCAGTCGTTGATGGTTTAATCGAACCAGATGAAGATGTTGAAAATACATTAAACGTTTGTCTTGGTTGCCGTGCTTGTGAGCCTGTTTGTCCATCTGGTGTAAATTATGGACATTTATTAGAAGAAGCTCGAGATATTATTAATCAAAATAAAAAATTCTCAATGCCAGTGAAAGCTGTTCGAAAAGTCGTTTTTGAAGGATTATTCCCCCATCAAAATCGAATGCGAACATTAACCGGACTAATCGGATTTTATCAACGTTCTGGTTTACAAACGCTAACACATAAAACAGGTATTATGAAGTTATTCCCTGAAACACTTGCAACGATGGATCTCGTTTTACCAAAAGTCCCTAAAATGAAAGCAATGAAAGATCGTCCTTCATTTTTACCTGCAGAAAGTACAAAGAAAAAACAAGTTGCATTCTTCACAGGCTGCTTAATGGATACGATGTTTTTAGAAACAAATAACGCAACGATGAAACTTCTCCAATTAGCTGGTTGTGATATTGTTATTCCGAAAACACAAAGTTGCTGCGGTGCATTGCATGGACATGCTGGTGAAAAGAGTGGAGCAAAAGAATTAGCAAAGCGAAATATAAAAGCATTCGAAGATTTAAACATCGACTATATTATTACGAATGCAGGAGGTTGCGGAGCTTACCTCGTAGACTATGATTATCTTTTAAAGGATGATCCGGATTGGGCTGAACGTGCTAAGCAGTTTGTTTCTAAGATTAAAGATATTACTGCTATACTAGTAGAACTAGACTTCCATAAGCGAACTGACTTACGACTCACGCCGCAGGTTATTACGTATCAAGACTCTTGTCATTTACGCAATGTTATGCGCACATCTTCTGAACCTCGTATGTTACTAGAGGCTATCCAAGGTGCAACATATCGAGAAATGAAAGATGCGGACCGCTGCTGTGGCTCTGCTGGTATTTACAATATTGTTCATTCAGAGTTATCAATGGAATTTCTAGATTACAAAATGGACCGTGTGCATGAAACAGACGCAGCAACCATTGTTACTGCAAATCCAGGTTGTTTATTACAAATGAAATTGGGCATTGAGCGAGAAGGGCTTTCTCATAAAATGAGAGGAATTCACATTGTGGATTTATTATTAGAAGCAATTGAAACTAACTCGTAA
- the glcD gene encoding glycolate oxidase subunit GlcD codes for MLEKQIIHSFVSIVGEDNVDTSNMGRLTYSYDATPNFQAMPDAVIAPRNTNEVAEVLKICNTHKIPVYVRGSGTNLCAGTCPLEGGIVLIFRHMNNILEIDEENLTITVQAGVITLDIIKAVEEKGLFYPPDPSSMKISTIGGNINENSGGLRGLKYGVTRDYVMGLELVLPNGDIIRTGGKLAKDVAGYDLTRLFIGSEGTLGVVTEAILKLVPIPETKKTMLALYEDINEAARAVSSIIANKIIPATLEFLDQPTIEVVEEFAQIGLPTDVKAILLIEQDGPPEVVNRDIENMANVCRSMNAVDVRIAKDETEADALRTARRSALSALARLKPTTILEDATVPRSQIAPMVEAINAIAKKYNIPICTFGHAGDGNLHPTCMTDARNAEEMHRAEQAFAEIFAKAIELGGTITGEHGVGAMKAPYLEMKLGKEGIAAMQGIKQAFDPNNIMNPGKMFAKDTRKRVVVER; via the coding sequence ATGTTAGAAAAGCAAATTATTCATTCATTCGTATCTATTGTTGGCGAAGATAATGTAGATACATCCAATATGGGTCGTTTAACTTATAGTTATGATGCCACTCCAAACTTCCAAGCAATGCCTGATGCAGTCATTGCTCCTCGTAATACAAATGAAGTAGCTGAAGTGTTAAAAATATGTAACACTCACAAAATTCCTGTATATGTGCGCGGGTCTGGAACAAACCTTTGCGCAGGTACATGTCCACTTGAAGGCGGTATCGTCCTTATTTTCCGCCATATGAACAATATTTTAGAAATTGATGAAGAAAACTTAACAATTACTGTACAAGCTGGTGTCATTACACTTGATATTATTAAAGCGGTAGAAGAAAAAGGTTTATTTTATCCACCAGATCCAAGCTCGATGAAAATTTCTACAATCGGCGGCAATATTAATGAAAACTCAGGTGGATTACGCGGTTTGAAATATGGCGTAACACGTGATTATGTAATGGGGCTTGAACTTGTCTTACCAAATGGTGATATTATTCGCACTGGCGGTAAATTAGCAAAAGATGTAGCAGGTTACGATTTAACTCGTTTATTTATCGGTTCTGAAGGAACACTTGGTGTGGTAACAGAAGCTATATTAAAACTTGTTCCTATACCTGAAACAAAGAAAACAATGCTTGCATTATATGAAGATATTAATGAAGCTGCACGTGCTGTTTCTTCTATTATTGCAAATAAAATCATTCCAGCAACCCTGGAGTTTTTAGACCAACCGACAATTGAAGTAGTAGAAGAGTTTGCGCAAATCGGTTTACCTACAGATGTAAAAGCAATTTTATTAATCGAACAAGACGGCCCGCCCGAAGTAGTCAATCGAGATATTGAAAACATGGCTAACGTTTGCCGCTCTATGAATGCAGTTGATGTTCGCATTGCAAAAGATGAAACAGAAGCAGATGCGCTTCGTACTGCTCGCCGTAGTGCTCTATCAGCGCTCGCACGATTAAAACCTACTACAATATTAGAAGATGCGACTGTACCACGTTCACAAATCGCTCCGATGGTTGAAGCAATTAATGCCATTGCAAAAAAATATAATATTCCTATTTGTACGTTTGGACACGCTGGTGATGGTAACTTACATCCAACTTGTATGACAGATGCTCGTAATGCAGAAGAAATGCACCGAGCTGAACAAGCTTTTGCTGAAATATTTGCAAAAGCAATTGAACTTGGTGGCACAATTACTGGTGAACACGGTGTTGGTGCGATGAAAGCTCCATATTTAGAAATGAAATTAGGTAAAGAAGGTATTGCAGCTATGCAAGGAATAAAGCAAGCTTTTGATCCAAATAACATTATGAATCCTGGAAAAATGTTCGCGAAAGACACTCGAAAAAGAGTGGTGGTTGAGCGATGA
- a CDS encoding CdaR family transcriptional regulator produces MLFPDLANKIVREVRRLITENIIIINIEGVIIASTDTERIGQFHEGALRCAKQKKTVIITKEDERRLQGVKAGMNLPLLFHDEVIGVIGITGEPENISRYGEILRKMTELLIHENYFLEQLELEHRSYEAFVFDWLQNTEWSPSFLDRAKTLGIDLYKKKQLILFSIGKNDTMLQRKIWQHVRNILTKEHLFVRWGNDRFILFTAMSSKEQTYQFLKRLKQDCETLFSIPLYIGIGQTVTPNNMNICYEQALRALSVSLETKKIVFNEDLRLEMCLQDISAETREQFLERTIENLLSFPELMHTLRLFIDYNQSYKQTAKQLHIHINTLHYRLKKIEEHTGLDPKQFKDLNVLYFALLLLDNHTKKKDKTD; encoded by the coding sequence ATGCTATTTCCTGATTTAGCGAATAAAATTGTACGAGAAGTACGCAGACTAATTACAGAAAATATTATTATCATTAATATAGAAGGCGTTATTATCGCAAGTACAGATACAGAAAGAATTGGTCAATTTCATGAAGGTGCACTCCGCTGCGCCAAACAAAAGAAAACCGTCATAATTACAAAAGAAGATGAAAGGCGATTGCAAGGTGTAAAGGCTGGGATGAATCTTCCTTTATTATTTCATGATGAAGTAATTGGTGTCATTGGAATTACAGGAGAACCTGAAAATATTTCACGCTACGGAGAAATATTGCGTAAGATGACCGAATTATTAATTCATGAAAACTACTTTTTAGAGCAACTAGAACTTGAGCACCGCTCCTATGAAGCTTTCGTCTTTGATTGGCTTCAAAATACAGAGTGGTCCCCGAGTTTTCTCGATCGCGCCAAAACACTTGGCATTGATTTATATAAGAAGAAACAACTTATTTTGTTTTCTATTGGCAAAAATGACACGATGCTCCAGCGTAAAATATGGCAACATGTACGTAATATTTTAACAAAAGAGCATCTATTTGTTCGCTGGGGAAATGATCGTTTTATTTTATTTACAGCGATGAGCTCCAAAGAGCAAACTTATCAATTTTTAAAACGGTTAAAACAAGACTGCGAAACTTTATTTTCGATTCCTTTATATATTGGGATTGGACAAACAGTTACCCCAAACAATATGAACATATGTTACGAACAAGCATTACGTGCTCTTTCTGTATCATTGGAAACGAAAAAAATTGTATTTAATGAAGATTTACGTTTAGAAATGTGTTTACAAGATATTTCTGCCGAAACGCGCGAACAATTTCTAGAGCGTACCATCGAGAACTTACTATCATTTCCTGAGCTTATGCACACTTTACGCTTGTTTATCGATTATAACCAATCTTATAAACAGACGGCTAAACAATTACATATACACATTAACACATTACATTACAGGCTAAAAAAGATTGAAGAACATACAGGACTTGATCCAAAGCAATTCAAAGACTTAAACGTTTTATACTTCGCACTCCTCCTATTAGATAATCATACAAAAAAGAAGGATAAAACAGATTAA
- a CDS encoding YncE family protein yields MRKYVFLLCFLFLLVGCQGSSYTPIAKDKNVIITTNIKEGSISFIDKKDKKLITTWELNEPMAGITLLPNGEEILVYGKQLEYMYVYSLAEGRQVGKYKTGKGIVNVVVSEDKKQLFAADQNVQKVRFFTINGKETGNVSTGKGPITMVEYHNRLSVLNFYDTKLTTIDTKKKEVVQSFMIPPASTGATISPDGKEIWIGGHGDGNQVNEKVLVYSLQDGEMVRSLHAPFMPVNITKDSKYVYALSHGSNTLRKFDISTYKEIASVEVGSNPFAFLESGVEGYVASYDSDEVCVMDMKNLKIKQTIKVGKGPFQLIEREGKDNE; encoded by the coding sequence TTGAGAAAGTATGTTTTTCTTCTCTGTTTTTTATTTCTATTAGTAGGGTGTCAAGGAAGTTCATATACACCAATTGCTAAAGATAAAAATGTTATTATAACAACGAATATAAAAGAAGGCAGTATTAGTTTTATTGATAAAAAAGATAAAAAGTTAATCACGACATGGGAACTAAATGAGCCAATGGCCGGAATCACACTGCTTCCAAACGGTGAGGAAATACTTGTATACGGTAAGCAATTAGAATATATGTATGTATATTCACTAGCGGAAGGAAGGCAAGTAGGAAAATATAAAACTGGAAAGGGCATTGTAAATGTGGTCGTATCAGAAGATAAAAAACAATTATTTGCTGCCGATCAAAATGTTCAAAAGGTAAGGTTCTTTACGATAAATGGGAAAGAGACAGGAAATGTTTCAACAGGCAAAGGACCTATAACGATGGTAGAGTATCATAATCGGTTATCTGTATTAAACTTTTATGATACGAAACTAACGACAATTGATACGAAGAAAAAAGAGGTTGTTCAATCCTTTATGATTCCACCAGCATCAACAGGAGCAACGATTAGTCCTGATGGGAAAGAAATATGGATTGGCGGACATGGTGATGGAAATCAAGTAAATGAGAAAGTGTTAGTGTATTCTTTGCAGGATGGAGAAATGGTACGTTCTTTACATGCTCCATTTATGCCTGTGAATATAACGAAGGATAGTAAGTACGTATATGCATTAAGTCATGGGTCGAATACACTTAGAAAGTTTGATATTAGCACATATAAAGAAATAGCTTCTGTAGAAGTAGGATCGAATCCATTTGCATTTTTGGAGAGCGGAGTAGAAGGATATGTAGCAAGTTATGATAGTGATGAAGTGTGCGTTATGGATATGAAGAATTTAAAAATAAAACAAACAATTAAAGTCGGAAAAGGACCGTTTCAACTCATAGAGAGGGAAGGGAAGGACAATGAATAA
- a CDS encoding response regulator transcription factor translates to MNKYRVLVVDDESDMRQLVGMYLDNFGYEWGEAENGKEALKKIETDHYDFVVLDIMMPEMDGLSVCKEIRKTSDVPIIFLTAKGEEWNRVNGLRMGADDYIVKPFSPGELVARMEAVLRRYTKQEQQEEIQFGPILINEKSRRIEADGESISLTVKEFDLLYFLCQHTGQVFSREQLLEKVWGYDYAGSTRTVDTHVKTMRLKLGESGNYIQTVWGVGYKFEV, encoded by the coding sequence ATGAATAAATATAGAGTGCTAGTTGTAGATGATGAAAGTGATATGAGGCAGCTTGTTGGAATGTATTTGGATAACTTCGGATATGAGTGGGGAGAAGCTGAAAATGGAAAAGAGGCTCTTAAAAAAATAGAAACGGATCATTATGATTTCGTTGTATTAGATATTATGATGCCAGAAATGGATGGCCTTTCAGTTTGTAAAGAAATTAGAAAAACGTCAGATGTGCCGATTATATTTTTAACCGCAAAAGGTGAAGAGTGGAATAGGGTGAACGGCTTACGTATGGGAGCAGATGATTATATTGTAAAACCGTTTAGTCCTGGTGAATTGGTTGCCCGTATGGAAGCTGTGTTAAGAAGATATACAAAGCAAGAACAGCAAGAAGAGATTCAATTCGGACCAATTCTTATCAATGAAAAAAGTAGACGAATCGAGGCGGATGGTGAGTCGATTTCTCTTACTGTAAAAGAGTTTGATTTACTATATTTTCTTTGCCAGCATACAGGACAAGTATTTAGCCGGGAGCAATTACTTGAAAAGGTATGGGGATATGATTATGCCGGAAGTACAAGAACAGTAGATACGCACGTGAAAACGATGCGCTTGAAGCTTGGAGAAAGTGGAAACTACATTCAAACTGTTTGGGGTGTAGGCTATAAATTCGAGGTGTAA
- a CDS encoding sensor histidine kinase, producing MFTMVQKLWLTVVCAVCVTVSFLYFVSLYSYEKLYVDNLKGSLVMEGKNLAAQYDKHEGISTFEEKVRSFDQISSSDVIFVSNPRDLSACLPFDVHHHSLISEGDRQTLLDGKTVTKIGYEEHFDRNIMGVVIPVLENKKLVGIVYSYIPLKSIKDLIYDMGLILAPLAIAMILITIWVGRKIIIAITKPLSQMERVANHLATGDFSERITVSSEDEIGRLGKAFNKMANSLETEDVKRKEFLANVSHELRTPLSYIKGYSEAILDGVAKGPQQEKVTQLIHKEAGRMQRLVHDLLDLAQLEGEHFPLKKQPIVFSQLIEDVLDTYEIKFIEKEIHISTNLNPEVIVMIDEDRMQQVLHNVLDNAIRYTNENGNIVITLEQIDDYCELKIQDTGIGIDIEHLENLGERFYRVDKARSRQHGGTGLGLAIVRQIVHIHGGQWRIESEKDKGTTVIIKLNVQDEVGMF from the coding sequence ATGTTTACGATGGTACAAAAACTTTGGCTTACAGTAGTATGTGCAGTATGTGTAACAGTGTCCTTTCTTTATTTCGTATCTTTATACTCGTATGAAAAACTATACGTTGATAATTTAAAAGGCTCATTAGTAATGGAAGGAAAAAATCTTGCTGCTCAATATGATAAGCACGAAGGAATATCAACTTTTGAAGAGAAAGTAAGGTCGTTTGATCAAATATCTAGTTCAGACGTTATTTTCGTGTCTAATCCGCGTGATTTAAGCGCATGTTTGCCTTTTGATGTGCATCATCATTCCCTTATAAGTGAAGGAGATAGGCAAACACTATTAGATGGGAAAACTGTGACAAAAATAGGATATGAAGAACATTTTGACCGTAATATTATGGGGGTTGTCATCCCTGTATTGGAAAATAAAAAATTAGTCGGAATTGTCTATTCGTATATTCCTTTAAAAAGTATAAAAGACTTAATTTATGATATGGGTCTTATTTTAGCACCATTAGCAATTGCTATGATTTTAATTACTATATGGGTTGGAAGAAAAATTATAATTGCAATTACGAAGCCACTTTCGCAAATGGAACGGGTTGCAAATCATTTGGCTACGGGAGATTTCTCAGAGCGGATTACAGTTTCTTCAGAGGATGAAATTGGACGATTAGGAAAAGCATTTAATAAAATGGCCAATTCATTAGAAACAGAAGATGTAAAGCGTAAGGAATTTTTAGCAAATGTTTCGCATGAACTTAGAACACCACTTAGTTATATAAAAGGGTATAGCGAGGCTATTTTAGATGGCGTTGCCAAGGGACCGCAGCAGGAAAAAGTAACGCAGCTAATTCATAAAGAAGCAGGTCGTATGCAGCGTCTCGTGCATGACTTGTTAGACTTAGCACAATTAGAAGGTGAGCACTTTCCGTTAAAGAAGCAACCTATCGTTTTTTCACAGCTGATTGAAGACGTATTAGATACGTATGAGATTAAGTTTATAGAAAAGGAAATTCATATTTCAACCAATTTAAATCCAGAGGTCATTGTCATGATTGATGAGGATCGTATGCAACAAGTGCTTCATAATGTGTTAGATAATGCGATACGGTATACAAACGAAAACGGAAATATCGTTATAACTTTAGAGCAAATCGATGATTACTGTGAATTGAAAATACAAGATACAGGAATTGGAATTGATATAGAGCATTTAGAAAATCTTGGAGAGCGCTTTTACCGAGTTGATAAAGCGAGAAGTCGTCAACATGGTGGAACAGGCTTAGGTCTTGCTATTGTGAGACAAATTGTCCATATACATGGTGGACAGTGGCGAATTGAAAGTGAAAAAGATAAAGGAACAACGGTTATTATTAAACTGAATGTACAGGATGAGGTGGGCATGTTCTAA
- a CDS encoding FadR/GntR family transcriptional regulator has product MYEEVSEAILTMIKNGTLKPGDKLLPVHQLAEQFQVGRSAVREALSALRAMGLIEMKQGEGTYVKNFDSSSLTKSLNNRLLMKKEDILNLLEVRKVLEVGAVRVAAAKRTEANLQNMKHWLDEMAKSIGDEKAGEKADFQFHMGIAESSHNNILLELMNHVSEMIAETIGESRRIILYGEQTTSERLIEEHQVIYDAVLKQDVELAQQAMLDHLTNVEHIVTGKNDINS; this is encoded by the coding sequence ATTTACGAAGAAGTATCTGAAGCTATTTTAACAATGATTAAAAATGGTACGTTAAAACCTGGTGACAAACTACTCCCTGTGCATCAATTAGCTGAGCAGTTTCAAGTTGGCAGATCTGCTGTTCGTGAAGCGCTAAGTGCGCTAAGAGCGATGGGCTTAATTGAGATGAAACAAGGAGAAGGTACATATGTGAAGAACTTCGATTCTTCTTCATTAACGAAATCATTAAACAATAGATTATTAATGAAGAAAGAAGATATTTTGAATTTATTAGAAGTACGAAAGGTGCTTGAAGTGGGGGCAGTTCGAGTAGCGGCGGCAAAACGTACGGAAGCTAATTTACAAAATATGAAACATTGGTTAGATGAAATGGCAAAGAGCATTGGAGATGAAAAGGCTGGTGAAAAAGCCGATTTTCAATTTCATATGGGAATTGCAGAGTCTTCGCATAATAACATTTTGCTTGAACTCATGAATCATGTTTCAGAGATGATTGCTGAAACGATTGGTGAATCAAGACGCATTATTTTATATGGTGAACAAACGACATCAGAACGACTTATAGAAGAGCATCAAGTTATATATGATGCGGTGTTAAAACAAGATGTAGAATTAGCGCAGCAAGCAATGCTAGATCATTTAACAAATGTAGAACATATTGTCACAGGTAAAAACGATATAAATTCGTAA
- a CDS encoding (Fe-S)-binding protein gives MKVTLFVTCLVDMFETNVGKATVEVLERLGCEIEFPEAQVCCGQPAYNSGHVEAAKEAMKHMIETFEDAEYIVTPSGSCATMFHEYPHVFKDDPKWAKRAQKVADKTYEFTQFIVDVLKVTDVGASLPGIATIHKSCHMTRMLGIKEAPGILLSNVKGLTVRDLPNVQNCCGFGGTFSVKMTPISEQMVDEKVDSVMETGADYLIGADCGCLLNIGGRIERLGKEVKVMHIAEVLNSRS, from the coding sequence ATGAAAGTTACTTTATTTGTTACTTGTTTAGTCGATATGTTTGAAACAAATGTCGGCAAAGCAACAGTTGAAGTGTTGGAGCGTTTAGGTTGTGAAATTGAATTTCCAGAAGCACAAGTTTGTTGTGGCCAGCCTGCTTATAATAGTGGCCATGTAGAAGCAGCAAAAGAAGCGATGAAACATATGATTGAAACTTTCGAAGATGCAGAATATATTGTTACGCCATCTGGTTCGTGTGCGACAATGTTTCATGAGTATCCGCATGTTTTCAAAGATGATCCAAAGTGGGCTAAACGTGCACAAAAAGTTGCTGATAAAACTTATGAATTTACACAGTTTATTGTAGATGTTTTAAAAGTTACAGATGTTGGTGCAAGTTTACCAGGGATAGCTACTATTCATAAATCATGTCATATGACACGTATGCTTGGGATAAAAGAAGCACCAGGAATTTTATTATCAAATGTAAAAGGATTAACTGTGAGAGATTTGCCAAACGTGCAAAATTGTTGCGGGTTTGGGGGAACGTTTTCAGTTAAGATGACTCCAATTTCTGAGCAAATGGTAGACGAAAAAGTAGATAGTGTAATGGAAACAGGTGCAGATTATTTAATCGGTGCAGATTGTGGGTGTTTGTTAAACATTGGCGGACGTATTGAGCGTTTAGGAAAAGAAGTAAAAGTAATGCATATTGCTGAGGTACTGAATAGTCGCTCATGA